A region from the Linepithema humile isolate Giens D197 chromosome 1, Lhum_UNIL_v1.0, whole genome shotgun sequence genome encodes:
- the LOC137000064 gene encoding uncharacterized protein isoform X2, with translation MDKDKNLFRNENETGGNSTIEESTYEKENIDENLEEHIDIDKLDEDLISAVKERPALYDFRIPVKERGRKQKDSLWQEVSVRLKGLYTATEAEKRWTYLKDCYRKARNIFKKKQSIVQKSGAAGISKKYEMKPSFRHYNVMNFLNDMLEYRQTVTSLRSMCEEQASSCNSIPSTSTSSVDDVLTPITDDNTSTSLSPVLPKSRKKKIIILYTFQSNHVKSVHFYHAK, from the exons atggataaggataaaaatctttttagaaATG AGAATGAGACTGGTGGAAATAGCACTATTGAAGAAAGTACCtacgagaaagaaaatattgatgaaaatcTTGAGGAACACATTGATATCGATAAACTAGATGAAGATTTAATAAGTGCAGTAAAAGAAAGACCAGCATTATATGATTTTCGCATACCGGTGAAAGAGCGAGGAAGGAAACAAAAAGACAGCTTATGGCAAGAAGTCAGCGTACGTTTGAAAg GTTTATATACCGCTACTGAAGCGGAAAAACGATGGACCTATTTAAAAGATTGTTATAGGAAagcaagaaatatatttaaaaaaaaacaaagtattgTGCAAAAAAGTGGTGCGGCTGgtatatcaaaaaaatatgaaatgaaaCCGTCCTTTCGTCACtacaatgtaatgaattttttaaatgatatgtTGGAATATCGACA aaCCGTAACGTCTTTAAGATCAATGTGTGAAGAGCAAGCTTCAAGTTGCAACAGCATTCCTTCCACATCAACAAGCAGCGTGGATGATGTTCTGACTCCTATCACTGATGATAATACTTCCACATCACTGTCTCCAGTCTTACCGAAATCACGAA aaaaaaagataataattctttacacTTTCCAAAGCAACCATGTGAAATCTGTCCACTTTTATCACGCCAAATAA
- the LOC137000064 gene encoding uncharacterized protein isoform X1, whose translation MKNSRSVRLFIRFATYVHFGSCWKEIKSNVVIENETGGNSTIEESTYEKENIDENLEEHIDIDKLDEDLISAVKERPALYDFRIPVKERGRKQKDSLWQEVSVRLKGLYTATEAEKRWTYLKDCYRKARNIFKKKQSIVQKSGAAGISKKYEMKPSFRHYNVMNFLNDMLEYRQTVTSLRSMCEEQASSCNSIPSTSTSSVDDVLTPITDDNTSTSLSPVLPKSRKKKIIILYTFQSNHVKSVHFYHAK comes from the exons ATGAAAAATTCGCGAAGTGTCCGTTTGTTTATTCGTTTTGCAACGTACGTGCATTTTGGAAGCTGTTGgaaggaaataaaaagcaatgtCGTCATCG AGAATGAGACTGGTGGAAATAGCACTATTGAAGAAAGTACCtacgagaaagaaaatattgatgaaaatcTTGAGGAACACATTGATATCGATAAACTAGATGAAGATTTAATAAGTGCAGTAAAAGAAAGACCAGCATTATATGATTTTCGCATACCGGTGAAAGAGCGAGGAAGGAAACAAAAAGACAGCTTATGGCAAGAAGTCAGCGTACGTTTGAAAg GTTTATATACCGCTACTGAAGCGGAAAAACGATGGACCTATTTAAAAGATTGTTATAGGAAagcaagaaatatatttaaaaaaaaacaaagtattgTGCAAAAAAGTGGTGCGGCTGgtatatcaaaaaaatatgaaatgaaaCCGTCCTTTCGTCACtacaatgtaatgaattttttaaatgatatgtTGGAATATCGACA aaCCGTAACGTCTTTAAGATCAATGTGTGAAGAGCAAGCTTCAAGTTGCAACAGCATTCCTTCCACATCAACAAGCAGCGTGGATGATGTTCTGACTCCTATCACTGATGATAATACTTCCACATCACTGTCTCCAGTCTTACCGAAATCACGAA aaaaaaagataataattctttacacTTTCCAAAGCAACCATGTGAAATCTGTCCACTTTTATCACGCCAAATAA